One Cystobacter ferrugineus genomic window, GCCTGGGTCCACCGCTTTGATGAATGACTCGACCGAGCGGCTGTTCGGAGTCCACCTCGGGCCCCATCCCCGCCCTGGGGAGTGGACCCTGCGCGTCCTCCCACTCGAGCCCTGGACGGAGCACGAGCGCGCGAGGTGGGTGGCGTTGATCCAGGACGGGTTCATCCACCTGGCCGTCGTGGGCGGACTTTGCGGAGAACGAGGCAGCCCCCTCGCCCCTGGCTTTTCCGGTGATGTGGAGTTGTGGGAGGTCGATGACTGGATCGAGTGGCGATTCGGCGTGCTCGATATCGATTCCAGGTCGGCTTCGCTGCTGCTCAACTTGTGCGAATGGGGCGCCTTCAACATTGCTCCCGCGTTGCAGGTGGAAGTGCAGGCAGAGGGCCTGACGCTTGCCGAGGAACCCGCTGGCCGCCCGCTGCCGCAAAGGGCCTCCCAGCTGAGCTTCGAGGTGGATGAGCGTGACCAGCGGGACGTGTACTCGTCGATCCAGGTCGAGTTCGTCCACAAACTGTCAGGAGCGCAGATCATCCAGATCTCGCACCTTCTACAGCCCTGGCACACTGCGCTGTTCCGATGGGGCTTCTCCCTCCCGGCGCTTGCTCCAGGGTCGTCGGTCGTGCGCCCGGAGGATCCGCCGATCGTGATCGCGGGCGATCTGTGGTGCTGGAACTTCGAAACGTTCACCGCACGTTACGAGGCCTTTGATGTCTTCCTGAACTGCCTGGAGCGAATCCACCACACCCTGTGCCCTGTCAGGGCCGTGGCGATAGATTAGAACGATGTCGCGCGCGGGCGCGCAGCAAGCCCATTTTCGATCCCACGTCGTTCCAGTCCATGCCAGACTTCGGGTCCCTGGGAACGAGGGGACATACGCGTGCTTTCTCTGGCTCTCTCTTGATGGTCTTGAAGGGTGGTGCAGTCAACCATGGTTGCTCGGGCTCAAATTCATGGACAGGGTGATTCACCGCTCTTCGTGTTCGACGTCAAGGGCCTCGCGGATCCCCTGCGGGTAGTGCGTTTCTCGGGCACGGAGGGGATGTCGAGCCTCTTCGAGTTCCAGGTGGAACTGGCCAGCGAGAACCCCTATATCGACTTCGCGGAGGTGGTGGGCAAGTCGGCGCTCTTGACGATCCGGGGGGCGGAGGCGCTCAGGTGCCTGCACGGCATGGTCAGCTGCTTCGAGCAACTCCACGAGCTGCCCCGCTACACCCTCTATCGAGCCACCGTGTCGCCGCTGGTGTGGCGGCTCGAGCATCGCCACGACTGCCGCATCTTCCAGAAGCTGGACACGCCGACCATTCTGAAGAAGGTCTTCGAGGCAGGGTCCATCCCCTCCGACCGCGTGCGCTTCGTGCTGACGGGCAACTACGAGCCGCGTGACTACTGCGTGCAGTACCGGGAGTCGGACTGGGCCTTCGCCAGCCGGCTGATGGAAGAGGACGGCATCTTCTATTTCTTCGAGCACGACACGGACAAGCATGTGCTGGTGATCGGAGATGGGCGGCCGGCCCTCAAACCCATCCATGCGACGGAAGCACTCCCCTTTCGGCGGGAGACGGGCATGGCGGTCCTGGAGGACCACGTGCGCCGCTTCCACTTCCGCGAAGAGGTGCGCTCGGGCAGGACGACCCTGCGCGACTTCAGGTTCAAGCAGCCCGAGCTGAGGATGGAGGTCGAGCAGCGGGCTGAGGTGGATGCGGATCTGGAGGTCTATGACTATCCAGGGGAGTACCAGGATCCCTCCCTGGGAACGCCGGCCAAGGGCAGGACGATCGCCAAGGTGCGGCTGGAGGAGTTCCAGGCGACGAAGCGTGTCGGCCAGGGCGAGAGCGATTGTGAGCGGTTGTGCCCGGGACGGCTATTCAAGCTGGAAGAGCACTCGCGCGGTGACTACAACGGGCGCTATCTGCTCACCCGGGTACGGCACGAGGGCGCTCAGCCCCAAGTCCTGGACGAGGAGTCCCAAGGGGGGGAGTTCAACTACTCCAACGACTTCCTGTGCATTCCAGAGAACGTGCCCTTCCGGCCGGCACGGGTGACTCCCCGGAGTCACGTGAAGGGCGTCCAGACGGCGGTGGTCGTGGGCCCATCGGGGGAGGAGATCCATGTGGACGAGTGGGGCCGGGTGAAGGTCCAGTTCCACTGGGATCGGCAGGGCAAGCGAGATGAGCACAGCTCGTGCTGGGTGCGCGTGAGCCAGTTGTGGGCGGGAGAGGCCTGGGGGGCCATGTTCATCCCCCGCATCGGCCAGGAGGTCATCGTCGACTTCATCGAAGGTGACCCGGACCGGCCCATCATCATTGGCAGAGTGTATAACGGCAACAATTTCGTGCCCTATGAACTGCCAGCGCAGAAAACGAAGAGCACCATCAAGTCCAGCTCAAGCTTGGGTGGGGAGGGCTACAACGAACTGCGCTACGAGGACAGGAAGGGGAACGAACAGATCTTCATGCACGCCCAGAGAAACATGGACGTGCACGTGAAGAACGACTCATTCGAGAACATTCTCCACGACCGGCACCAGACGATTGGTTCTCAGGGAAGTGGGGGAAAAGTGGGCGACCAGAATGAGCTCGTGTACCGCGACAAGAGCCTGACGGTGCACCGGCACCGTCAAGAGCAGGTCGGCGGGGACCTGAAACTGCTGGTGGGTGGGATCGATGGCGAAGGGGATGTGGATATCGTCATCCGCTCCAACCGGTTGGAGTTGGTGCACAAGGACAGCCACCTACATGTGAAGCAGAGCTTGAACGAGAAGGTGGACGTCGACCACTCGAAGACAGTGGGCAAGGATCTGCACCTGAAGGTAGGGCAGCTCACTGCGCTGGATTCGGGAAAGGAGATCCACCTGAAGTCGACGAAGATCGTGATCGAGGCGTCGAGCGGGATCACGCTCAAGGGGCCGGGAGGCTTCATCACGATCGACTCGCGCGGAGTCGCCATCAAGGGCAAACTCATTCAGAATAACTCGGGCGGCTCGGCGTTGACGGGGAGCGGATCAAGCCCGACGCATCCTGCGGACGCGGTGGAGGCGCAGCCCACCGTTCCGACGGAAGCGGATGACGGAAGCCTCCCGTGATGCCAACGCGTGAGCCGTTTCTCGTGTCCACTGACGACGTGCCCACGCTCACTGAGCCAGCGGGCGAGAAAGAAGATGGAGGAGATATTCGGGTGGATGAAGACGGTGGGCGGAATGCGCAAGACGCGCTACCGAGGCCAGCGACGCGTCGGGCTGCATTTGCACTGGGTGGCCGTGGCCTACAACCTGGTGCGCATGGCAAAACTCATGCCCGCGGTGGCATGAGCCGCACCAACATAGGGTGAAGGGGCGACCCCAATGCCCCGACCCCAGCTCCGGATGAATCATTGCGGAGCGCTTCTTCTCGCGGAGGGGTCCCAAAAGACCATGCGGCCCCTCCTGGAGACGGCTCGGGCCTGGTTTTTCAGCAGCCTGTTAGTCCTACTGTGTCATAAACGTTAGGCTTTGATGGACACGGCCCCGCTCACGAGCGGACGTACGCTTCCGGTCCTCTCGTCTGGCGTGCCTTCTCGTACCGACACGGCCGGAACCTCCTCTGGAACCGGCCAATCCCTTAACTTTATGACACAGTAGGATTAGGGCAGTGTGCGCCTCACGCGGCCATGCGGCTGCGTCCCTGGATGCTGGCACCCGCCTCGGGGGACATGCGCCGGAAGAGCGGCCCGGCGAGCATCGTCACCACGCCCACGGCGACGAAGGGGAGGATGAACTGGTTCGGGGTGATGACGCCCTCGGCGTCTCCGCGCGCCAGGTGCAGCATCAACCCGCCGAAGCTGATGCCCAGGCTGAGCCCCATCTGCTGCGTCACCACCGACAGCGTGGAGGCGTTGCTCACCGTGCCCTGGGGGATGTCCGCGTAGGCCACGGTGTTGAGGGCGGTGAACTGCATGGAGCGCATGAAGCCGCCCACCGTCAGCACCACGACCATGAGCGCCACCGGCGTCCACCCCCGGAAGAAGGCGGGCAGGGCCGTGAGCACGGCGGTGACGAAGTTGGCGTAGATCAGGGTGGAGCGGAAGCCGAACCGGCGGATGATGCCGGGAGCCACGGGCTTGCACGCCATGGCGCCCACGGCCGTGCCCACCGTCACCAGTCCCGTCTCCAGCGGCCCCCACCCGAGCCCCACCTGGAACAGCAGCGGCAGCAGGAAGGGCGTGGCACCCAGGCCCACCCGCACCACGGTGCCGCCGACGAGGCTCGCCCGGAAGGTGTCGTAGCGCACCAGCCGCACGTTGAGCACCGGCCGCTCCACCCGCAGGGCATGGCGGATGTAGGCCGCGATCGATCCGAGCGCGAGCCCCCACATGCCGAGCTGCACGGCCACCGGCACCAGCCCCATGCCCACCACCTCGGACGCGCCCACCAGCGAGGTGATGGCGGTGGCCGCGATGACGAAGCCCTTCATGTCGAACCGGCCCGGATAGGGCTGGTGCAGGGGCGGCACGAAGCGCAGCACCGCGAGCATGCCGAGGATTCCCACCGGCACGTTGATGAAGAAGATCCACGGCCAGTCCGCGATCTTCAGGATGAAGCCGGCCAGCGGAGGCCCCACGAGCGGACCGACCAGCGCGGGCATGGTGAACCAGCTCATCGCCGACACGAGCCGCTCGCGTGGGGCCGAGCTCACGACGATCAACCGCCCCACCGGCACCATCAGCGCACCCCCGACCCCCTGGAGCGTGCGGAAGACGACGAGCTCGGCCAGCGAGCGCGAGAAGCCACAGAGCACCGAGCCCGCGAGGAACACCCCCATGGCCGTCATGAACACGCGCCGGGGCCCGTGGCGATCGGCGATCCACCCGCTCGCCGGTGCCACCACCGCCAGCGCGAGGATGTAGGACGTCAGGGCCAGCTTCAGGTGCACCGGGTCACTGCCGAACGCCGTGGACAGCGCGGGCAGCGCGGTGGACAGCGCCGTGGAGTCGATGAACTCCATGAACAGCGCGCTGGCCACCGCGATGGAGGCGAGCCGGGAGCCCGTCTTGGATGGGGCGTGCTGGGCCTCGGTGGATGGAGGGGACGGAGTCACGACTGCTCTTATGCTCCCTGACCCCGGACCTGTCACGCCCACCGTGTTGACGGGCTCGCAGGCGCTCGCTCAGATGGCCGCTCCCTCGTCCATAGGAGTCCACGTGCCCCAGCTCATCCTCCACCACTACCCGAGCTCGCCTTTCTCCGAGAAGATCCGCGCCATCCTCGGCTTCAAGGGGCTGCGCTGGAGCTCGGTGGTCATCCCCGTCATCATGCCCAAGCCCGACGTGGTGGCGCTGACGGGCGGCTACCGCAAGACGCCCTTCCTGCAGATCGGCTCGGACATCTACTGCGACTCGGCGCTCATCGCGGACGTGCTGGAGCGGCTCGCGCCCACGCCCACGCTCCACCCGCCCGAGTCGGCGGGGCTGACGCGCATCGTGGCGCAGTGGGCGGACTCCTCGCTGTTCGGGGCCGCCGTGGGCCACATCTTCCAGCCCGCGGGCGTGCAGAGCCTCTTCGGCCACCTGCCTCCGGCGCACATCAAGGCCTTCCTGGCCGATCGCGCGGCCCTGAGCGCTGGCGCCAGCTCGCCGGGCATGAATCCCCAGGAGGCCACGGGGGCGCTGCGCCTGTACCTCCAGCAGCTCGACGCGCGGCTGGCGGATGGCCGGCCGTGGTTGTTCGGCCAGGCCCCGAGCCTCGCCGACTTCTCCGTCTACCACTGCCTCTGGTTCGTCCAGCAGGTGAAGGCGGTCTCGGGCATCCTCGACGAGTTCCCGCGCGTGAAGCCCTTCATCGACCGCTTCCAGACGTTCGGCCAGGCCGCGCCCGAGCAACTGTCGAGCACGGAGGCCATCGAGATCGCCGCGCGTGGCCGGCCCGAGGCCCTCGCCGACGAGCCCTTCCAGGACGCGCGGCAGGGGCTGGCGAAAGGTGCGCGCGTGAAGGTGTCGGCCACGGACTACGGCAAGGATCCGGTGGAAGGTGAGTTCGTGCTGTCCCGTCCAAATGAGCTCGCCATCCGGCGCACCGACCCGCGCGCCGGAGAGCTGGTCGTCCACTTCCCGCGCCTCGGCTTCCAGGTGCGCGCGGCGGAGTGAGCCATCCTCCGCGGGGGGAGGTGTCCGTCCGTCCTCTTCCCGACAGCGCCGGGCCCTCCTGGCCCCAGGGACCATGGCACTGACACCCGTCGCCAGACGCTCCTCGGAATGAGCGAGAGACGCTGATTCCGGGTCGCGCCGGGAATCGATGTGGTTACTGTTTTTTCAATGTCTGGAGCCCGCACCCCGTGATCGGCTCCTGACCTTGAACCCGGACGGCGCGGGGGGTGGGGGCGCGCGTCCGATGGGAGGCACCATGCTGCGTCGGATCCTGGAACCAGGCGGGCCCTCGAGTCCCATGAGGGAGCAGTCGCGAGGCTTCAAGACATCGCCGGTCCAGCGGGTGTTGATGACCACGGACGCGGTGAGTGGTGTGTGGACGGACTCGCTGGAGCTGTGCCGGGCGCTGGCGGCTCGGGGCGTGCGGGTGGACCTGGCGCTGCTGGGAGGTCCCCTGTCCGCCGACCGGGGAATGGAGGCGCGGGACGTGCCCGGCCTCGTCCTCCACGAGAGCCCATGCCGGGCGGAGGCGTGGGAGACGTGGCTGCTGGAACTGGAGGAGCAACTGGCCCCCGACATCGTCCACCTCCATGTCGCCAGCCATGGGGAGCTCGCCTGGAAGGCACCGACATTGGTGGTGGCGCACGCATGTCCCCTGTCGTGTTGCGAGGCCCTCCCGGGAGAGCACGCGCCGGAGCGCTACGCACACCACTGGCGGGAGACGACGCGGGGCCTGCGCGCGGCGGGGTGCGTGGTGGCGCCCACTTCGGCCATGCTCGCCTCCGTCGAGCGGCACCATGGCCCCTTCCGCTCCACGCGCGTCATTCCCCCCGCGCGGCGCGCGGAGGCCTTCCTCCCGGATGCGAAGGAGTCCTTCGTGTTCTCGTCGTGCCGGGTGTGGGACGAGACCAAGAACCTGGCGGCGCTGGAGGCCATCGCTCCGAGGCTCTCCGTGCCGGTGTGCATCGCGGGGCAGGCACCTCGCACCGTGCAGGCGGAGTCGCTGGGGCTCCTGTCGCCGTGGGAGCTCGCCGGGTGGATGTCCCGGGCGGCCGTGTTCGCGCTGCCCGCGCGCTACGAGCCCTTCGGACTGTCCGTGCTGGAGGCCGCGCTCGCCGGGTGCGCGCTGGTGCTCGGAGACCTTCCCAGCCTGCGCGAGGTGTGGGGAGACGCCGCGCTCTTCGTCCACCCGGATGACGTGGAGGGGCTCGCGCAGGCCCTACGCTGGTTGATGACGCACCCCACCGAGCGCGAGGGCCGGGCCAACCGGGCCCGCAACCGCGCGCTCACCTTCACGCCCCGCCGCATGGCGGAGGCGTACCTCGAACTCTACGCCGCGCTGCGCGTGCGGCCCCTCGACTCGTGGGGGCACCCGCTCCTGCACGCGGGCTGACCCGGGACTCCGGCTCAGTCGTCACCCTCGGTGCTGGACGGGCCCCGGGCCTCATCCCCCATCATCGCGCGCAGGGTGTTCTTGAGCCGACGCTCCTGCAGGAAGAGCTCATGGTCGGCGGAGCGGCCCGGCTCGGTCATGGGGCTCTTGAAGTAGAAGCCGAGCCAGTCCTGCGTGCCGATGCGGCCCGCGCGCTGCGCCAGATCCATCAGCAGCGCCAGGTCGAGCACGATGGGCGCCGCGAGGATGGAGTCGCGGCACAGGAAGTCGATCTTCATCTGCATGGGGTAGCCCAGCCAGCCGAAGAGATCGATGTTGTCCCAGCCCTCCTTGGCGTCGCCTCGCGGCGGGTAGTACTCGATGCGGACCTTGTGGAAGAGGTCTCCGTAGAGCTCCGGGTGGTCCCCCGTCTGGAGGATCTCCTCGAGCACGCCGCGCTTGGTGATTTCCTTGGAGCGGAAGGACTCGGGATCATCGAGCACCTCGCCGTCGCGGTTGCCGAGGATGTTGGTGGAGAACCACCCGCGCACCCCGAGCATGCGGGCCTTGAGGGCGGGGGCGATGACGGTCTTCATCAACGTCTGGCCCGTCTTGAAGTCCTTGCCGGCGAGCGCCACTTCGTGGTGGCGCGCGAGCTCGGCGGCGGCGGGGAAGTCCACCGCGAGGTTGGGTGAGCCATTGGCGAAGGCCACCCCTTCCTGGATGCAGGCCCAGGCGTAGAGCTGCGAGTTGGTGATGGAGGGGTCGTTCTTGAGCAGCCCGGCCTCGAAGGCGCGGCGGGAGGCATGGACCTGATCGGCCGCCACGTAGGTCTCGGTGGAGCCGCACCAGATAGCCACCGCGCGGGTGCAATCATTGTCACGCAGGAAGGCGCGGATGTCCTGGCGCACCTGCTCCACCAGGTCCGCCTTGGTCGCGCCCGTCTTCACGTGCGTGCCGTGCAGACGTTTGACGTATTGAGGATGGAAGACGCCCTTCATGGGCCGGATGGCTTCCAGCTCCGCGCGTACGGGCTCGAGCTGCGCGGGCTCCAGGACCTTGGAATGGATTGCCGCTTCATGGACATTCTCGGGGAAGATGTCCCAGCCGCCGAAGACGAGCTGGTCCAGCCGGGCCAATGGCAGGTATTGGCTCAGGCGGACCCGTTCGCCGCCCACGCGCATCCCTCCCATCTGCGTGAGCGATCCCACCGGCAGTCCCAATCCCCGGCGGGCCAGCAGGACGCCCGCGATGAACGTACTGGCCACGGCGCCCATCCCTGGCAGCAGGACGGCGAGCTTTCCTCCAGGGGGAGGCATGGAGGTCGATCGTTTCATCTGTTCCTCATGGTGTTGTCCTCGGAGGCTGGAGGACCAATGTACACATGAGAATCGCATCGGCTCTTGGCCCCGGGGACAATTTACTTGTGATGAGAGAGGTTTCCTCCGGAGTCATGTCGGCCGGGTGACGTGCGAGGTGTCCTGTAGTGGTCTGTTCGTGGAATGTCTCGCGTCACATCTCGTGCTTCGTGCGAATCCTGGGTTCGGGTTGGAAATTGGGATGGTGATGACACCAGACGAGATGACAACAGAGCAACTGGAGCAGCGGGTGCGCTCGTTGGGGGAGTGGTTCCACAACCTGGACCTGAAGGGCGTGCGCACCGCGCCCCATCACTTCCTCGGGGACTTCCCGACGGTGTTCTGGAATCGTTTCCAGCACGCCTTCCCCACGGACCTGAAGGGCAAGTCCGTGTTGGATATTGGCTGCAACGGCGGGTTCTACAGCATCGAGATGAAGCGGCGCGGGGCGGCGCGCGTGGTGGGCATCGACTCCGATGAGCGCTATCTGGCGCAGGCCCGCTTCGCCACCCAGGTGCTGGGCGTGGACGTGGAACTGCTCCAGATGAACGTCTACGACGTGGGCGCGCTGGGCGAGAAGTTCGACATCGTGCTGTTCATGGGCGTGTTCTACCACCTGCGCCATCCGCTGCTGGCGCTGGACCTGCTCTACGAGCACGTCGTCAAGGAGTTGCTCATCTTCCAGACCCTGGAGCGGGGCAGCGATGAGGTGGGCGAGCTCGCCCGGGACTACCCCATCTCCGAGCGGGCCATCTTCGATCGGCCGGAGTATCCGAAGATGCACTTCATCGAATACCGCTACGCGGGGGACTGGACGAACTGGTGGGCTCCCAACCGCGCATGCACCGAGGCGATGCTGCGCGCGGCGGGGTTCGACCTGCTCGAGCACCCTTCACGTGAGGTCTACATCTGCCGGCGTGGCCAACGCCCGACCGCCTGGGGCGCGGTCTATCCCCGACACCCGGAGTCCGTCCAATGATCGAAGCCATCAAGCTGTGGAACGAGCCCAACAACATGTCCCACTGGGACTTCGGGATCGACAAGGATTGGAGCATCTTCTCGCGCATGGTGCGCCTCGCCGGGGAGGCGGTGCGGGCGGAGAATCCGTTGATCACCCGCGTCCTCGGGGGCATGTCTCCCATCGACGTGGCCTTCCTCCGCCGGATGTCCGACCAGGGCGCGCTGGACGAGGTGGACGTCGTGGCGGTGCATGGCTTCCCGCTGGACTGGAACCACTGGCAGATCCACGAGTGGCCCGACCGCATCGCCGAGGTGCGTGCCGCCTCGCGCCACCCCGTGTGGGTGACCGAGGTGGGTGTCTCCACCTTTGGCGCCGAGGAAGTGCAGGAGTTTGGCCTGCGGCGCACCGCGGAGCTGCTGCTCGACCAGGTGGACCGGGTGTTCTGGTACAGCCTCTATGACCTGCCGAAGGCCTGGCCGGCGACCACGCGCCACCGCGAGGCCGAGGGCTCGTCCTACTACCGGCACTTCTACATGGGGCTCATCAAGGAGGATGGCACGCCCAAGCGCGCGCTGCGCCACCTCGCGGACTACACGCCCCAGATGGGTATCTGCCAGTGGTTCCACTTCGAGGATCCCCGGCTGGATGACGCGGTGGCGTGGCTCGAGAAGCTGGGCGTCAAGAAGCTGCGCACGGGCCTGAGCTGGGCGGACAGCCACCGGCCCAACGCGGATGCCTGGTTCGACCAGCAGATGAGCGCGCTCGAGGACTTCGACGTGACGCTGACGTACTGCTTCACCCCGGGCTCGCGCGGCATCAACGATCACCACACGAGTCCGCCCCAGCAGGTCGAGGAGTTCGCCGAGTTCTGCGCGCGGATGACCCGCCGTTACGCGAAGTAGCCTTTCCGGAGACGGTATGCCGCTGCGTGACACGCCCTGGCGTTGGTTGCTCCCGCTGCTGGCGCTGGCCGCCTGTGCCACGTCCCGCACGGGAGGACCTTCCTCCGCGCCCGCCGAGGTGGAGCGGCTCGCGCGCTTCGAGGTGGACTTCGAGTTGCCCGGGAGCACCCGGCACCCGGACGATGTCTCCATCGAGGCGCGCTTCACCGCGCCCTCCGGACAGCAGGTGACGGTGGGGGGCTTCGCCCTGGCCGAGGGCGGCTTCCGCGTGCGCTTCACCCCGCGCGAGACGGGGGAGTACCAGTACGCCGTCAAGGCGGATGGCGGCTCGGGCCCGCGCGAGGTGGCCTCGGGGCGCTTCCGGGTGCGTCCGAGCGACCGCCGGGGCTTCGTGCGCCGGAGCGCCGCGTCCGCGCATCAACTGTCCTGGGAGGAGGGCACTCCCTTCTTCCCGCTCGGGGAGAACCGCTTCAACATCTACGACGCCTCGTGGAACTACAACCAGTTCCCGGCGCCCGAGTACGTGGCCTACATGGCCCGCAACGGGATGAACACGCTGCGGATCTTCATCTTCACCGACTGCGAGCGGGAGGAGCCAGAGCCCGGACCCCAGCCGGGTTGTCTGGAGCCCCAGGTGGGGCGCTTCGATGCCCAGGTGGCCGCGCAATACGACGCCATCCTCGAGGCCGCCGAGCGCCACGGCATCTATGTCATCTTCACGCTCTTCGCCGTCGGCTTCACGCCCGGCGAGACGTGGAAGAGCTGGGAGGACAATCCCTACAGCACCGCCCGGGGAGGCCCCGCCGCGACGCCCGAGGAGTTCTTCGAGCGCGAGGACATCCGGAAGGCCGCCGAGCGCAAGCTGCGCTACGTGCTCGACCGCTATGGCTACTCGCCACATTTCCTCGCCGTGGACCTGCTCAACGAGCCGGAGTGGGATGGCAACAACGGCGAGGAGAGCTGGGTGCCCTGGGGCGAGCACATGGCCGCCGTCTGGCACGCCGCGGATCCCTACGGGCACCTCGTCACCATGGGCTCGGTGGGGTTGCACTGGAACGTGAATGGGGACGAGCGCCCCTGGTACGCCCACCCGGGCAACGACCTCTTGCAGTGGCACCTGTACGGCAAGGAGTACTACGAGGTCCACGCGCTGGCGGCCGAGTTCTCGCGCAAGATCGCCGAGACGTGGGGCTATGACAAACCCATCCTCTGTGGCGAGTTCGGCTACGGCGGGGATGATCCCCAGACGTTCGATCACACCCACGTGGGCATCTGGAGCGCGACCTTCTCGGGAGCGGGAGTGCTGGCGCACAGCGCGCCGCCCTTCACACCTGACTCGGATGTGTTGATGACGCCCGAGCGCGGCCACCACTTCCGGGTGCTGTCGGACTTCCTGTCGAGGCTGTCCACCTCGCCGCCGCTGCTGCCCCGGCCCGCGCCGTCCGCGACTCCCGAGGGCACTCGCGTCTGGGCGCTCGGACGCCCTGGCTATCAGGCGCTGTGGGTGATGGGCGCGCGCGACGGCTACGGCTCCCGCGTCGAGGGCGCCACCGTGCGGTTGGAGGGTGCCACCGGATGCCATCGCGTCACCTGGTGGGACGACGTGACGGGCGAGCAACTCCATACGGAGGAGTCATGGGCGAAGCCAGACGGACTGCTGCTGCGGGTGCCTGGCTTTGTCAGACATGTGGCGGGCCTGGTGGAGGCCCTGCCCGGGATGTCGGGTGACGTTCAGGACGCCACGCGTTGTCCGGCGGAACGATTGCCGGGTGAGCGGCGCTGAGCACACTGCGCGGTCCACGCCCAGGCATGTGGAGGAAACGACGGTATGGAGGTGGGAATGTCGAGCGCGACAATGAATGCGGCGGTGCTCGCGGGGCCCAAGGGCGCCCGGATCGAGCGCGTGGCTCGGCCCGAGCCAGGGCCGGGCACCTTGCGGGTGAAGCTCGAGGGCTGTGGAGTGTGTGGTTCCAACCTTCCCGTCTGGGAGGGGCGCGAGTGGTTCCGCTATCCGATGCAGCCGGGCGCCCCGGGTCATGAGGGCTGGGGTGTGGTGGACGCGGTGGGCAGTGGCGTGACGGGCTTCCAGGTGGGCCAGCGTGTGGCGACCCTGTCGTCGGCCGCGTATGCCGAATACGACGTGGTGAGCACGGAGTCGGCGGTGCTGCTGCCCCCGTCGCTCGCGGGCAAGCCCTTCCCGGGCGAGCCCCTGGGCTGTGCCATGAACATCTTCCGCCGCGGCGACATCCAGGCCGGACAGACGGTGGCCATCATCGGCATCGGCTTCCTCGGGGCGCTGGTGACGCGGCTGGCGACGAACGCCGGGGCGCGTGTCCTCGCCATCACCCGGCGGCCCTACGCGCTCGAGCTGGCGCGCATGTACGGCGCCGCCGAGTGCATTCCCATGGATGACCACTACAAGATCATCGAGCGCGTGAAGTCGCTCACCCATGGCACCTTCTGCGACCGGGTCATCGAGGTGGTGGGCGAGCAGTGGCCGCTGGATCTCGCCGCCGAGCTCACGCGCGAGCGCGGCAAGCTCATCATCGCGGGCTACCACCAGGACGGACCGCGCCAGGTGAACATGCAGCTCTGGAACTGGCGCGGCCTGGACGTCATCAATGCGCACGAGCGCGATCCCAAGGTCTACGTGGAGGGCATC contains:
- a CDS encoding glutathione S-transferase family protein; protein product: MPQLILHHYPSSPFSEKIRAILGFKGLRWSSVVIPVIMPKPDVVALTGGYRKTPFLQIGSDIYCDSALIADVLERLAPTPTLHPPESAGLTRIVAQWADSSLFGAAVGHIFQPAGVQSLFGHLPPAHIKAFLADRAALSAGASSPGMNPQEATGALRLYLQQLDARLADGRPWLFGQAPSLADFSVYHCLWFVQQVKAVSGILDEFPRVKPFIDRFQTFGQAAPEQLSSTEAIEIAARGRPEALADEPFQDARQGLAKGARVKVSATDYGKDPVEGEFVLSRPNELAIRRTDPRAGELVVHFPRLGFQVRAAE
- a CDS encoding MFS transporter, giving the protein MTPSPPSTEAQHAPSKTGSRLASIAVASALFMEFIDSTALSTALPALSTAFGSDPVHLKLALTSYILALAVVAPASGWIADRHGPRRVFMTAMGVFLAGSVLCGFSRSLAELVVFRTLQGVGGALMVPVGRLIVVSSAPRERLVSAMSWFTMPALVGPLVGPPLAGFILKIADWPWIFFINVPVGILGMLAVLRFVPPLHQPYPGRFDMKGFVIAATAITSLVGASEVVGMGLVPVAVQLGMWGLALGSIAAYIRHALRVERPVLNVRLVRYDTFRASLVGGTVVRVGLGATPFLLPLLFQVGLGWGPLETGLVTVGTAVGAMACKPVAPGIIRRFGFRSTLIYANFVTAVLTALPAFFRGWTPVALMVVVLTVGGFMRSMQFTALNTVAYADIPQGTVSNASTLSVVTQQMGLSLGISFGGLMLHLARGDAEGVITPNQFILPFVAVGVVTMLAGPLFRRMSPEAGASIQGRSRMAA
- a CDS encoding glycosyltransferase family 4 protein, which codes for MLRRILEPGGPSSPMREQSRGFKTSPVQRVLMTTDAVSGVWTDSLELCRALAARGVRVDLALLGGPLSADRGMEARDVPGLVLHESPCRAEAWETWLLELEEQLAPDIVHLHVASHGELAWKAPTLVVAHACPLSCCEALPGEHAPERYAHHWRETTRGLRAAGCVVAPTSAMLASVERHHGPFRSTRVIPPARRAEAFLPDAKESFVFSSCRVWDETKNLAALEAIAPRLSVPVCIAGQAPRTVQAESLGLLSPWELAGWMSRAAVFALPARYEPFGLSVLEAALAGCALVLGDLPSLREVWGDAALFVHPDDVEGLAQALRWLMTHPTEREGRANRARNRALTFTPRRMAEAYLELYAALRVRPLDSWGHPLLHAG
- a CDS encoding type VI secretion system Vgr family protein, which codes for MFDVKGLADPLRVVRFSGTEGMSSLFEFQVELASENPYIDFAEVVGKSALLTIRGAEALRCLHGMVSCFEQLHELPRYTLYRATVSPLVWRLEHRHDCRIFQKLDTPTILKKVFEAGSIPSDRVRFVLTGNYEPRDYCVQYRESDWAFASRLMEEDGIFYFFEHDTDKHVLVIGDGRPALKPIHATEALPFRRETGMAVLEDHVRRFHFREEVRSGRTTLRDFRFKQPELRMEVEQRAEVDADLEVYDYPGEYQDPSLGTPAKGRTIAKVRLEEFQATKRVGQGESDCERLCPGRLFKLEEHSRGDYNGRYLLTRVRHEGAQPQVLDEESQGGEFNYSNDFLCIPENVPFRPARVTPRSHVKGVQTAVVVGPSGEEIHVDEWGRVKVQFHWDRQGKRDEHSSCWVRVSQLWAGEAWGAMFIPRIGQEVIVDFIEGDPDRPIIIGRVYNGNNFVPYELPAQKTKSTIKSSSSLGGEGYNELRYEDRKGNEQIFMHAQRNMDVHVKNDSFENILHDRHQTIGSQGSGGKVGDQNELVYRDKSLTVHRHRQEQVGGDLKLLVGGIDGEGDVDIVIRSNRLELVHKDSHLHVKQSLNEKVDVDHSKTVGKDLHLKVGQLTALDSGKEIHLKSTKIVIEASSGITLKGPGGFITIDSRGVAIKGKLIQNNSGGSALTGSGSSPTHPADAVEAQPTVPTEADDGSLP
- a CDS encoding inositol-3-phosphate synthase, which codes for MKRSTSMPPPGGKLAVLLPGMGAVASTFIAGVLLARRGLGLPVGSLTQMGGMRVGGERVRLSQYLPLARLDQLVFGGWDIFPENVHEAAIHSKVLEPAQLEPVRAELEAIRPMKGVFHPQYVKRLHGTHVKTGATKADLVEQVRQDIRAFLRDNDCTRAVAIWCGSTETYVAADQVHASRRAFEAGLLKNDPSITNSQLYAWACIQEGVAFANGSPNLAVDFPAAAELARHHEVALAGKDFKTGQTLMKTVIAPALKARMLGVRGWFSTNILGNRDGEVLDDPESFRSKEITKRGVLEEILQTGDHPELYGDLFHKVRIEYYPPRGDAKEGWDNIDLFGWLGYPMQMKIDFLCRDSILAAPIVLDLALLMDLAQRAGRIGTQDWLGFYFKSPMTEPGRSADHELFLQERRLKNTLRAMMGDEARGPSSTEGDD